A genome region from Clostridium sp. JN-9 includes the following:
- a CDS encoding small basic family protein has product MVAFIGLIIGIIVGAVWQINIPDKFSPYMSVAILACLDSVFGAFRANLSKNFQADIFISGFFGNAVLAAALAYLGDKLGVPIYLAAVIVFGGRIFNNFAIIRRLLIEKAKSHEVK; this is encoded by the coding sequence ATGGTAGCTTTTATAGGGTTAATAATTGGAATTATAGTTGGTGCCGTATGGCAGATTAATATACCGGATAAATTTTCACCTTATATGTCAGTGGCTATCCTGGCTTGCTTAGATTCAGTTTTTGGAGCATTTAGGGCTAATTTGTCAAAGAATTTCCAGGCGGATATTTTTATTTCCGGCTTTTTCGGTAATGCAGTACTGGCTGCAGCTTTGGCATATTTAGGAGATAAGCTTGGAGTGCCGATTTATCTTGCAGCAGTAATAGTTTTTGGAGGAAGGATTTTTAATAATTTTGCCATTATAAGAAGGCTATTAATTGAAAAGGCTAAGTCACATGAGGTGAAATAA